The following coding sequences lie in one Cannabis sativa cultivar Pink pepper isolate KNU-18-1 chromosome 5, ASM2916894v1, whole genome shotgun sequence genomic window:
- the LOC115702141 gene encoding heavy metal-associated isoprenylated plant protein 39 isoform X2, translating to MKQVVLKLDFHDDRTKKKIMKTVSGHSGIDSISMDSKDMKLTVTGDIDPVSLVSKLRKLCNAEILSVGPPKAAEKKKEEAKKEEPKKQEPKKDELTELQKIWIAHQNAQMVSRPQPQYFVRSVEEDPNACVIC from the exons ATGAAG CAAGTGGTGTTGAAATTGGATTTTCACGATGACAGAACCAAGAAGAAGATTATGAAGACAGTTTCTGGCCACTCAG GGATTGATTCAATTTCCATGGATTCTAAAGACATGAAATTGACGGTAACAGGGGACATAGATCCAGTGAGTTTGGTAAGCAAGTTGAGGAAGCTCTGTAATGCTGAAATTCTTTCAGTGGGACCACCCAAAGCAgcagagaagaagaaagaagaagccAAAAAAGAAGAACCTAAAAAACAAGAACCAAAGAAAGATGAATTGACTGAGCTTCAAAAGATATGGATTGCTCATCAGAATGCTCAAATGGTTTCACGTCCACAACCACAATATTTTGTCAGAAGTGTTGAGGAAGATCCTAATGCTTGTGTTATCTGCTAA
- the LOC115702141 gene encoding heavy metal-associated isoprenylated plant protein 39 isoform X1 encodes MKQQVVLKLDFHDDRTKKKIMKTVSGHSGIDSISMDSKDMKLTVTGDIDPVSLVSKLRKLCNAEILSVGPPKAAEKKKEEAKKEEPKKQEPKKDELTELQKIWIAHQNAQMVSRPQPQYFVRSVEEDPNACVIC; translated from the exons ATGAAG CAGCAAGTGGTGTTGAAATTGGATTTTCACGATGACAGAACCAAGAAGAAGATTATGAAGACAGTTTCTGGCCACTCAG GGATTGATTCAATTTCCATGGATTCTAAAGACATGAAATTGACGGTAACAGGGGACATAGATCCAGTGAGTTTGGTAAGCAAGTTGAGGAAGCTCTGTAATGCTGAAATTCTTTCAGTGGGACCACCCAAAGCAgcagagaagaagaaagaagaagccAAAAAAGAAGAACCTAAAAAACAAGAACCAAAGAAAGATGAATTGACTGAGCTTCAAAAGATATGGATTGCTCATCAGAATGCTCAAATGGTTTCACGTCCACAACCACAATATTTTGTCAGAAGTGTTGAGGAAGATCCTAATGCTTGTGTTATCTGCTAA
- the LOC115717056 gene encoding heavy metal-associated isoprenylated plant protein 39-like codes for MKQVVLKVSFHDERTRKKIMKTVSGNSGVDSISMDSKDMKLTVTGDVDPVSLVSKLRKHCNADILSVGPPKAPEKKKEEPKKEEPKKQEPKKDDLAEFQKLWIAHQNAQMVPLQHYYVRSVDEDPNACVIC; via the exons ATGAAG CAAGTTGTGTTGAAAGTGAGCTTTCATGATGAGAGAACCAGGAAGAAGATTATGAAGACAGTTTCTGGCAATTCAG GGGTTGATTCTATCTCCATGGATTCTAAAGACATGAAATTGACAGTAACAGGGGATGTAGATCCAGTAAGTTTGGTAAGCAAATTGAGAAAGCATTGTAATGCTGATATTCTATCAGTGGGACCACCTAAAGCAccagagaaaaagaaagaagaacccAAAAAAGAAGAGCCTAAAAAACAAGAACCAAAGAAAGATGATTTGGCTGAGTTTCAGAAGTTATGGATTGCTCATCAGAATGCTCAAATGGTTCCACTTCAGCATTATTATGTCAGAAGTGTAGACGAAGATCCCAATGCTTGTGTTATCTGCTGA
- the LOC115702139 gene encoding heavy metal-associated isoprenylated plant protein 39-like — protein sequence MKQVVLKVNFHDERTRKKIMKTVSGNSGVDSISMDSKDMKLTVTGEVDPVSLVSKLRKHCNADILSVGPPKAPEKKKEEPKKEEPKKQEPKKDDLAEFQKLWIAHQNAQMVPLQHYYVRSVDEDPNACVIC from the exons ATGAAG CAAGTTGTGTTGAAAGTGAACTTTCATGATGAGAGAACCAGGAAGAAGATTATGAAGACAGTTTCTGGCAATTCAG GGGTTGATTCTATCTCCATGGATTCTAAAGACATGAAATTGACAGTAACAGGGGAGGTAGATCCAGTAAGTTTGGTAAGCAAATTGAGAAAGCATTGTAATGCTGATATTCTATCAGTGGGACCACCTAAAGCAccagagaaaaagaaagaagaacccAAAAAAGAAGAGCCTAAAAAACAAGAACCAAAGAAAGATGATTTGGCTGAGTTTCAGAAGTTATGGATTGCTCATCAGAATGCTCAAATGGTTCCACTTCAGCATTATTATGTCAGAAGTGTAGACGAAGATCCCAATGCTTGTGTTATCTGCTGA